The genomic window CCTTATGGAGGAGGATCGCCCCCGACAGCCCCAGCACCGCCAGCAGCAGGCCGATGAGACCGCCGGTCCAGCGGTGCAGGAGGTCGATGAGTTTCATCAGAACTGGTAATCCCAGCCCAGCGTCCAGGTCCGGCCGCGACCGGCGAAGAAGCGCAGGTTATCGGTCGGGCGCTGCACCTGGCTGTTGTAGCTGATGTACTGCTTGTCGAACAGGTTCTGCACGCTCAGCGAAATTCCGCCAAAGCGGGTGACATAGCGCACGGTGGCATCGGTCAGCGTGTAGCCGCCGAAGTCGTTGCGCGGATCATCGCCCTCGAACGTGCGCGAGAAGTAGACCTGCGTCTGCACCCGCGCCGTCACCGGCCCGTAGGCAAAGGCGGCGGCAAGGTTCAAGCGGTCTGGCGAGATGTTGGCGCCGTCAAGGTCGATGTCCACCTTGCCGTCCTCATCGCTGTCGGCGCGGCCCACAAGGTGGGCGTAGCCGGTCGAGAGGGTGAGGCCCGGCACGGGCGTGCGGACGGCGACATTCAGCTCCAGTCCCTCGATCTCGACGCGCTGGCGTTCCACCTCGTAGACGCCGCCCACAAACACGAGCCGCTGCCCCTTCTTGCTGGTGGACCAGAAGTAGGAAACGCTGGCATCCAGCGGCCCCTTGTTGATCTCCACGCCGATTTCGCGGTTGTTGGAGACGATCGGGCTGATGTCGAGGAAGTCGTCGATATCGACGCCTTCGCGGGAGACCGCGCGGGTGATACGGCCGACGTCCGGCATCGTATAGCCCTCCGCGTAGCTGACGAAGGCGCGGATACCATCGACCGGCTCCACGATCACGCCGCCGTTGAACAGCGTGTCGCTGAACTTGGGCGCGCCGCCCTTGACAGCATGCGAGCCGTAGGAGGCAAGGGTGGTGTAATCGTCCACCTTGATGCGCGCCATTTCGTGGCGCAGGCCGCCGGCCAGGCGCAGCTTCTCATCGAACAGGGCAAGGTTCAGCTGGGCGAAGGGCGCAAGGCTGCGGAAATCGGTGGGCGGCACCCAGGTGCGGTTGGTGGCGATGAGCCGCTGTTCGGTCTTGTCGAACAGCGCATCGAAGCCAAGGATGGCGGTCAGCGCCTCGAAACCGGGCACCGTGCGCTCATAGCTGAACTTGCCGCCCAGCTTGCGCGAGCGGTTCTGCGATTGGTCGAACAGCGTGCCTTCGGGCGCAATGGAGGCATCCTGGAAGGTCTCAATCGGCTCCGGGTCCCCGCCAAAGGTATCGCGCGAGCGGTTGAAGAACACCTGGCTGACGAAGTCGCCGCCGGCAAGGTCGGTATCGGTCAGCGATAACGATACGCTCTCGGTGCGGTTCGTTGCCGGCTGGCCCGGCGGGTCGCCCCGCTCGGCGCTCGCCGGAAGGCCCGTCGCCCGGCTGCCGGGCACCACCACATAATCGCCGTCGCCCTCCAGCTCGAAGCGGTTGGCGATCAGGTCCAGTCGCGCCGTATCGTCCAGCTGGTAGCCGAAGCGGCCGAATAGCGACCAGCTATCCGAATCCTGCGTCTCGCCCTGGGTGCTGTCGACGCCGATGCGGCGGCCCTTGCCATCA from Pedomonas mirosovicensis includes these protein-coding regions:
- a CDS encoding TonB-dependent receptor produces the protein MRRNISILLAGVACVAAPMARADEAGIFAGGDIVVSATRSALPSNALPLTIDVIDAESLAQQAAISGSVVDAVATLVPSFSPTRQKLSGSGETLRGRSPLFAINGIPQSTPLRDGSRDGFTIDPFFVERVELIYGSNALQGIGGTGGIVNQVTVGAPKTDGVSGRFLAQGTADDGFSEDGIGGKTAGLVGYRMGRFDATVGATYEKRGAFYDGKGRRIGVDSTQGETQDSDSWSLFGRFGYQLDDTARLDLIANRFELEGDGDYVVVPGSRATGLPASAERGDPPGQPATNRTESVSLSLTDTDLAGGDFVSQVFFNRSRDTFGGDPEPIETFQDASIAPEGTLFDQSQNRSRKLGGKFSYERTVPGFEALTAILGFDALFDKTEQRLIATNRTWVPPTDFRSLAPFAQLNLALFDEKLRLAGGLRHEMARIKVDDYTTLASYGSHAVKGGAPKFSDTLFNGGVIVEPVDGIRAFVSYAEGYTMPDVGRITRAVSREGVDIDDFLDISPIVSNNREIGVEINKGPLDASVSYFWSTSKKGQRLVFVGGVYEVERQRVEIEGLELNVAVRTPVPGLTLSTGYAHLVGRADSDEDGKVDIDLDGANISPDRLNLAAAFAYGPVTARVQTQVYFSRTFEGDDPRNDFGGYTLTDATVRYVTRFGGISLSVQNLFDKQYISYNSQVQRPTDNLRFFAGRGRTWTLGWDYQF